In Halapricum desulfuricans, a single window of DNA contains:
- a CDS encoding DASH family cryptochrome codes for MTETALVWFRRDLRVHDNPTLRRAIDGSDRVVPLYIFDTRRFGQSSRWIDEPRIGPLRAQFVRESVRDLRDRLRERDGELLVRRGDPRSIVPDVAESVDADVVHAQRLPGTEERATVEDAIVDRGIDLSTHWTHTLHAIEDLPMAVSDVQDTFTPWKDSVEASSRVRDPLDPPATVPTPDLDGSPIPALSELGYDAGEPADERDAPMPVSGGESAALERLETYVFERDRLREYRETRNGLLGMDFSSKFSPWLALGCLSPRRVTQAVDRYERERVDNDSTYWLVFELRWRDFFQFQLAKHGAAYFRPGGIRNREIAWNRDGSAFRRWVDGETGFPFVDAAMRELAATGYQSNRARQNAASFLANTLRIDWRWGAARYESRLLDYDVASNYGNWAYIAGVGTDSRDRAFDVLWQAHNYDPDAEYVRRWVPELVDLPPRYAHEPWRMDADEQARYGVELGIDYPQPMVDPTAHFESPSS; via the coding sequence ATGACAGAGACGGCACTCGTCTGGTTTCGGCGCGACCTGCGCGTCCACGACAACCCGACGCTCCGGCGGGCGATCGACGGGAGCGACCGGGTCGTTCCGCTCTATATATTCGACACTCGGCGGTTCGGACAGTCGAGTCGATGGATCGACGAACCGAGAATCGGCCCTCTCCGAGCGCAGTTCGTCCGCGAGAGCGTCCGTGATCTGCGGGACCGGCTCCGCGAACGCGACGGCGAGTTGCTCGTTCGCCGCGGCGATCCGCGATCGATCGTGCCGGACGTCGCCGAATCCGTCGACGCCGACGTCGTGCACGCCCAGCGGCTCCCCGGCACCGAAGAGCGAGCGACCGTCGAGGACGCCATCGTCGACCGCGGGATCGACCTTTCGACCCACTGGACTCACACGCTCCACGCGATCGAGGACCTGCCGATGGCAGTCAGCGACGTCCAGGACACGTTCACGCCCTGGAAGGACAGCGTCGAGGCGAGCTCCCGGGTCCGGGATCCGCTCGACCCGCCTGCGACGGTTCCGACGCCCGACCTCGACGGCAGTCCGATTCCGGCGCTGTCCGAGTTGGGCTATGACGCGGGCGAGCCAGCCGACGAGCGCGACGCTCCAATGCCCGTCTCCGGCGGCGAGTCGGCCGCGCTGGAACGGCTGGAGACGTACGTCTTCGAGCGCGACCGCCTCCGGGAGTACCGCGAGACGCGAAACGGACTGCTCGGGATGGACTTCTCCTCGAAGTTCTCGCCGTGGCTCGCCCTGGGCTGTCTCTCGCCGCGACGAGTCACGCAGGCGGTCGATCGCTACGAGCGCGAGCGGGTCGACAACGACTCGACCTACTGGCTGGTCTTCGAGCTGCGCTGGCGGGACTTCTTCCAGTTCCAGCTCGCGAAACACGGCGCGGCGTACTTCCGGCCCGGCGGGATCCGGAACCGCGAGATCGCCTGGAACCGCGACGGATCCGCCTTCCGTCGGTGGGTCGACGGCGAGACCGGCTTCCCGTTCGTCGACGCGGCGATGCGGGAACTGGCGGCGACGGGCTATCAGAGCAACCGCGCCCGCCAGAACGCCGCGTCGTTTCTGGCGAACACGCTCCGGATCGACTGGCGATGGGGAGCTGCCCGCTACGAGTCTCGCCTGCTAGATTACGACGTCGCCTCGAACTACGGCAACTGGGCGTATATCGCCGGCGTCGGGACCGATTCACGCGACCGGGCGTTCGACGTGCTCTGGCAGGCCCACAACTACGACCCCGACGCCGAGTACGTCCGTCGATGGGTCCCGGAACTGGTGGACCTTCCCCCTCGCTACGCGCACGAGCCCTGGCGGATGGACGCCGACGAACAGGCCCGCTACGGCGTCGAACTGGGTATCGACTACCCTCAACCGATGGTCGATCCGACCGCCCACTTCGAGAGCCCCTCGTCGTAG